A DNA window from Actinomadura coerulea contains the following coding sequences:
- the ftsH gene encoding ATP-dependent zinc metalloprotease FtsH has product MPDQRPAPQPNGAPRPNGTAPNTGAQRSGTAEPGRRQSVPPRSDPDQPWRAEGVPDRRDKRASGLRGGGWKPNRNNAVFWALLLAVFGLSYVSMHLTGQKERVTVPYTAFTQQVAAGNVKDVYTKGYQIQGQLKSKRPVPGHAEKTYSSFETLRPAFADDKIYTEMVRKGVEVEAKPVNEDRGLLANLLLSLLPTLLFVGLWIGVMVWLQRRMTGGGGGLMGGFNRSPKPVAADDKRATFADVAGIDEVEAELSEIVDFLKDPGKYRRMGARVPRGVLLTGAPGTGKTLLARAVAGEADVPFYSAAASEFIEMVVGVGAARVRELFTEARKTAPSIIFIDEIDTIGRARGGGASMGGHDEREQTLNQILTEMDGFSGSEGVVVIAATNRPDILDPALMRPGRFDRQVAVSPPDLDGRVAILGVHTRDVPLSADADILSIARMTPGMTGAELANLVNEAALLAVKREKDAVDMDDFQSALEKVQLGTRRSLVMPFEERRRTSYHESGHGLLGMLQPGADPVRKITIVPHGRALGVTVSTPDDDRYAYDERYLRGRIIGALGGMAAEELVFGVITTGSESDLEQVTKIARGMVGRWGMSQKIGPLSILPADGSDPMGQYAAQGTLDAVDLEARRIVDECYAEALETLRTHRDKLDSLAAALLENETLDEAAAYAAAGVDRTIREADLTKTPR; this is encoded by the coding sequence GTGCCGGACCAGCGACCCGCGCCACAGCCCAACGGGGCACCGCGACCGAACGGGACGGCGCCGAACACCGGCGCGCAGCGCTCCGGCACGGCCGAGCCCGGCCGGCGCCAGTCGGTGCCGCCCCGCAGCGACCCCGACCAGCCCTGGCGCGCCGAAGGCGTCCCCGACCGCAGGGACAAGCGGGCGTCCGGCCTGCGCGGGGGCGGGTGGAAGCCGAACCGGAACAACGCGGTCTTCTGGGCGCTGCTGCTGGCCGTCTTCGGGCTGAGCTACGTCTCCATGCACCTCACCGGCCAGAAGGAGCGGGTGACGGTCCCCTACACGGCGTTCACCCAGCAGGTCGCCGCCGGGAACGTGAAGGACGTCTACACCAAGGGCTACCAGATCCAGGGCCAGCTGAAGAGCAAGCGGCCGGTCCCGGGGCACGCGGAGAAGACCTATTCCTCGTTCGAGACGCTGCGTCCCGCGTTCGCCGACGACAAGATCTACACGGAGATGGTGCGCAAGGGCGTCGAGGTCGAGGCCAAGCCGGTCAACGAGGACCGCGGCCTGCTCGCCAACCTGCTGCTGTCGCTGCTGCCGACCCTGCTGTTCGTCGGCCTGTGGATCGGCGTGATGGTCTGGTTGCAGCGCCGCATGACCGGCGGCGGGGGCGGTCTCATGGGCGGCTTCAACCGCTCCCCCAAGCCCGTGGCCGCGGACGACAAGCGCGCCACGTTCGCCGACGTCGCCGGCATCGACGAGGTCGAGGCGGAGCTCAGCGAGATCGTCGACTTCCTCAAGGACCCCGGCAAGTACCGCCGGATGGGCGCCCGCGTCCCCCGCGGCGTTCTGCTGACCGGCGCGCCCGGCACCGGCAAGACCCTGCTCGCCCGCGCCGTCGCCGGCGAGGCCGACGTCCCGTTCTACTCCGCGGCCGCGTCGGAGTTCATCGAGATGGTCGTCGGCGTCGGCGCCGCCCGCGTCCGCGAGCTGTTCACCGAGGCCCGCAAGACCGCCCCCTCGATCATCTTCATCGACGAGATCGACACCATCGGGCGGGCGCGCGGCGGCGGCGCCAGCATGGGCGGCCACGACGAGCGCGAGCAGACCCTCAACCAGATCCTCACCGAGATGGACGGCTTCTCCGGCTCCGAGGGCGTCGTCGTGATCGCCGCGACGAACCGTCCCGACATCCTGGACCCGGCCCTCATGCGCCCCGGCCGGTTCGACCGGCAGGTCGCGGTGTCCCCGCCCGACCTGGACGGGCGCGTCGCGATCCTCGGCGTGCACACCCGCGACGTCCCGCTCTCCGCCGACGCCGACATCCTCTCGATCGCCAGGATGACCCCCGGGATGACCGGCGCCGAGCTGGCCAACCTGGTCAACGAGGCCGCCCTGCTCGCCGTCAAGCGCGAGAAGGACGCCGTGGACATGGACGACTTCCAGAGCGCCCTGGAGAAGGTGCAGCTCGGCACCCGCCGCTCCCTGGTCATGCCGTTCGAGGAGCGCCGCCGCACGTCCTACCACGAGTCCGGGCACGGCCTGCTCGGCATGCTGCAGCCGGGCGCCGACCCCGTCCGCAAGATCACGATCGTGCCGCACGGCCGCGCGCTCGGCGTCACCGTCTCCACCCCCGACGACGACCGCTACGCCTACGACGAGCGCTACCTGCGCGGCCGCATCATCGGCGCGCTCGGCGGCATGGCCGCCGAGGAGCTGGTGTTCGGCGTGATCACCACCGGCTCGGAGAGCGACCTGGAGCAGGTCACCAAGATCGCCCGCGGGATGGTGGGCCGCTGGGGCATGTCCCAGAAGATCGGCCCCCTGTCGATCCTCCCCGCGGACGGATCGGACCCGATGGGCCAGTACGCCGCCCAGGGCACCCTGGACGCCGTCGACCTGGAGGCCCGCCGGATCGTCGACGAGTGCTACGCCGAGGCCCTGGAGACCCTCCGCACCCACCGCGACAAGCTGGACTCCCTGGCCGCCGCCCTCCTGGAGAACGAGACCCTCGACGAGGCGGCCGCCTACGCCGCCGCCGGCGTCGACCGCACCATCCGCGAGGCCGACCTCACCAAGACCCCCCGCTGA
- the modA gene encoding molybdate ABC transporter substrate-binding protein has protein sequence MPDSPHRRRLRASALLAALVLPALGAGCGGPSGPATLTVLATSSMTEVLGEVGEAYHQQNPDVRLRFAFGGTPEIADRLAEHEPADVLVTADGASMDEADEYLGGRRRVIARDALTIAVGPGNPHRIRDLRDLARPGLRVVVGAGSVPVGRYTRQVLAKAGVTARWSSEEISARAVLDRVRAGEADAGVVFVTDLNSAGIAASSVPIPADQNVTASFPAAVVRGGDHEDAANAFVAWLVTPDAQRLFNKYGFVTPTAPQ, from the coding sequence ATGCCCGATTCCCCCCATCGGCGGCGCCTGCGCGCGTCCGCGCTGCTCGCGGCGCTCGTCCTGCCCGCCCTCGGCGCGGGCTGCGGCGGCCCCTCCGGGCCGGCAACGCTCACCGTCCTCGCCACCTCCTCGATGACGGAGGTGCTCGGCGAGGTCGGGGAGGCCTACCACCAGCAGAACCCGGACGTCAGGCTGCGGTTCGCGTTCGGCGGGACGCCGGAGATCGCCGACCGCCTCGCCGAGCACGAGCCCGCGGACGTCCTGGTGACGGCCGACGGGGCGAGCATGGACGAGGCCGACGAGTACCTGGGCGGGCGCCGCCGCGTCATCGCCCGCGACGCGCTCACGATCGCGGTCGGGCCGGGCAACCCGCACCGGATCCGCGACCTGCGGGACCTGGCGCGGCCGGGCCTGCGGGTGGTCGTCGGCGCCGGGTCGGTCCCGGTCGGCCGCTACACCCGCCAGGTCCTCGCCAAGGCCGGCGTGACCGCCCGGTGGAGCAGCGAGGAGATCAGCGCGCGGGCCGTCCTGGACCGGGTCCGCGCCGGCGAGGCCGACGCGGGCGTCGTCTTCGTCACCGACCTGAACTCGGCCGGGATCGCGGCGAGCAGCGTGCCCATCCCGGCGGACCAGAACGTCACCGCGTCTTTCCCCGCCGCGGTCGTCCGCGGCGGGGACCACGAGGACGCGGCGAACGCGTTCGTGGCGTGGCTGGTCACACCCGACGCGCAGCGGCTGTTCAACAAGTACGGCTTCGTCACACCGACCGCTCCCCAGTGA